tatttaacaaGCAGCGGCCGGGAAGTGTTGCCTCACCCGCCATATAGCCCAGACCTTGCCCGATGTGACTACCATGTGTACCGCTCTACCTGTAATACTGAATTATATTGGAATTCTTTCGGAATGAAATCCATAAATCATCAAAAAGAAAACTCGTATAGCTTCAGATGGTCAATACTGTAAATAATATTACTGTAAATGTTTTGCTAAGATAAATCttcaaattttaactgtaaaaaaataCATGATTATATGAGTTATAGACTTAATAGGTAATACAAAAGAGTTTGatgaaatttattgtttaatttattaaaatgctgACGATGAAGGTGTTAAAATTAGTTgacaaatttttctaaaaaggaaagttttttacggtttttaattttttttgtacgacATCTTTACATGCAATAGTACACCACagcatatttataatattttaggaTTTTGGTTAAATTTGAACTGGTATACTAGGATGGCTAAACTTGATCGTCATTCGAAAAAGTCACTTCTTTAATTTCACGAACATTCCAAGAAATTTCTTGTAAAGTCGTGAAAATTATGTTATTGGGTTTATAGGATATAGGATTATAGGATTTCGGATTTGAAGTGTTAGAGAAAGAAGTGCACTACTTTCATCTATTTCTAGTATTTCATACCAAAGATAAATTCTCTAAAATGCATAATAACGTAACATTTACATCTCTCAAgttaacaaaagaaaaaaaaaacacgaagaACGAAAATCATCCAATTTATGTTACAATATTTGGAATTTCGACAATAACTCTGTTAAATCTCATGGCAGAATAACATGATGTTGTGAatcataatcaataaaaattttaacttcaatTTTTGCATTCTAGGggatgatatggatttatatacgcggtataaagtcaatgtGAAGGATGGATATGAAGGGGTTAAGGACCTCTGTTATGTATGTTTTATCTTGGCCAGGAAAGACAGAGTTACAGTTAATGAGTTTGAAGCTAGTAGGGTTGTTACTCTGGTCTTCTACTCTTTTGTCTCTCTTGCTCATAGATGGTATAGCCTCGTTTTTACGATTAGACATACAAACCTAATCTAACATAGAACAAATCTAAGAGTCTTTCAACTATTTATGGAAGCaaataataaattgcaaaaCCAGCAATTCACTTGCCAATAAATGATTGCCTTCACTCATCGAAGCTTTGCAATCTCTCCCACCCCTGATGCCTTGATGACTTaccatatgaaaatataatatatatattagcggttatataaagtatttttcaatttatgtcCCTAGTGAGGGaaacttttattaaatcttggataaataataatttttacggATAAAATTCCAAACGAGACAACTGTTTCGTAGTGTCGTTTTTTATACCGTTTATTGTCTTAGACTCTCCTTCTGTTAGATCTTCTTCTGCGGTTCTGCTGACGTCTCCTGCGTCGTAGCCTTCTTCTGCGTTCTTGAAGTTTCATTCTTTTCATAGCATTGCGTTGTTTTCTTAATTGTTTACGCAGTGTTCTATTCTTGCGCTTTTCTGCTCTTACTTCTTTTGCTCTAGAGTTATCACTACTCGTGGGACTTGTTGAACTAGTTCCAGGGGATGATGATGAAGCATTGTCTGCCGATGAAGATGAAGCTGGCGATGAACTGGACGCTGGTGATGAACTACCAGACGATGATGAACTGCTCGCTGGTGACGAACTGCTCGCTGGTGATGAACTACCAGACGATGACGATGAAGTATCAGCTGGTGATGAGCTACCAGACGATGACGATGAAGTATCAGCTGGTGATGAGCTACCAGACGATGAGGATGAAGTATCAGCTGCTGATGAACTACCAGACGATGACGATGAAGTATCAGACGTTTCACCGGCACCGTTAACCAGACCGTAGTTCAGGATCGCAACGCTCACGACTAGTAACAGTAGTATTTTCATGGCTGCCATGCACTCTATTGTACAAGTTATGTTCGAATGAATCTCTAGTGCGACCACCAACGATATTTATACCATTATTGTATTCTCTAACTCTGTATTAGTACTGTATTTCGATTAGCATGCTTTTTTAAGTCCAGGCTAACTGACACCTGAGCAAATACTACAAAGCAACAGCAGAACATTATTGCGTACGCAAAAATGAAAGCTTTCACCttttttcttggaaatttataagaaaaatataaatattgtcaACAGTCTAAATAAACTTAATATCCGTATATCGAAAAGGTAATTATCCAAGAAACACatgacaaatacatatgtactagtgTGGTGTACTTCATTTAGAACTAACAtaagcatgtgtatgtatgttatttacgaaaaatatttcaaaagtttcCAAAATCCTTTTCATTGCCGTTTGGGTTATGATGTACAAGTGGCAAGAGAATTCGAAGTTCCGTTTCAATCGAACTGaatcattttttacttaactcAAAGGATTTAATGTTCGTTTGCGGTCTTATTTACCGCTTCTTCCCTTATTTTTACAAAGACTAGCTTtccaaaatgtttttaaaatttttacatttttataatttcttaaatcTTTCTTTTTAGCGGATGTATTGGTAAACGATAATCCGGTACACCTAACCATCTGCGACACGGCAGGACAGGACACACTGGATAATCTGAGGCAATTGTGCTACCCCGATAGCGATGTATTCGTTTTATGTTTCTCCGTTGTAAGACCAGAGACGTTTCATGCCGTTAAAACGAAGTGGGCACCAAAATTCTCTAAATCAAAAGCTTCCCTAATACTCGTTGGAACACAGGCCGATTTGCGCAAGAATACgaaggtgttgaaaaatttGCAGGTTAGTTTATCATCGGAAAATATTACACAACACTTGTTCACTCAGCGATTTCTTGTAACCTTAATATATTAATGCATCTTTCTTAAGATATAGCTCTATACATATTCATAGAGGCAAGTGGATTTATCGATTTTGCCATATCTGTCTGTAATTCTGAAAAACTAATTTATGGTTGAAGAAAGTTTTACAGAGCAAAAGTTGTCCTAGttcttcatttagaaaatgcaGAAATTATCGAAATTGCTGAAGTTAATGCCAAGATAATCTAAAAGAAAACAGCTATCCTTAAAATCAGCCTCTAAGCGAACTTCCGAGGTCTTTAAAAGCCATGAAAGCCACACTGTATTAAATgtttcaaaacaagaaaaataatctgaataaattcttatatacatacaaagtgcgttccaaagtaaactttttgaacccagcgccccctggtggcgccatctatatgtcgactaaggcgttagaatctgctaacTTTATCAATTGTCCAGCGAGAATCATTCAataatgacatttcattgattggaagtaaagttattgtttttaagtgtcagtatatttgtgttatcggtgcgaaaataagcttcgaacaaagagctaacattaaattttgtttcaaaattggtaaaacttttaccgaaacgtttcaattgatgaaacaagtctatggcgataattgcctatcccgtagcggagtgaacgagtggtttcaacgttttcaaagtggtcgtgaggtcataaatgacgatcaacatgtgggccaatcaaaatccgtgatcaccggaaattccatcgaaactgtgcgtgaattcatcaaaatcggccgaaatcatcattgaaatttatggaaatggaattgaacatcaccaaaacatcgatttatcgcattttgaccgaacatttgggcttacgataggtgtgtgcacggtttgttccgcacaaattgactgacgaccaaaaattgctcataatccaacattcgaaggacgattatttgaccaaaaatcacattttaaccattaaccactccccgtattcacctgatatggcaccgtgcgagttcttccttttcggaaaaatgcatttgcccatgaaaagaaagcgttatgtagacgtagagactattcaaaaggcttgcaccggtatactggcggccataccggccgacgagctaaaacactcgttcggcgtgcttttggaccgtgcaaaaagctgtattgaagcaaaaggagactattttgataaaataaattgattttgccgaaaaaacattttttctgtttttttttttaagtcccgTTTACTTTGTAACGCACCGTGTATATTACTATTACCTTGTATATTACTATTGGTTAACAACGTTTATGTACAATTTTATAActacagaatttttttattactttatattattttttaattttcagcttAATGGCGAAAGTCCAATTTCACATGCCGATGCCTGGGATTTGGCTGCAAGCGTAGGAGCGACATACATTGAGACTTCATCAGCAACACAggttagaataattttttttatttacactatTTTTGGACACGCTAAAAGAAGAGAAATATGTAGTAAAAGTActgtaaaatgaaaatgtttttaacaaATGGGAAAACAACTCGCCGGCCTAACCTCTTGATTACAGAAatattgtacaaaatttcaaaatgaccgATGCAGTCATTTTGAAGTTATGAAAAGGCAAGATTTTGAAAACATGAGTGGTGTGGAAAATGCTTCAGagataataaaaaagtgttgaaaCCTTAACTCAACGCTTAACTCGATCAAAAACTTTTCTAGGCCCAAGTATCAGATATGAATACCTCCGTGCCGGTACCTACCTTTGTACTAAAAATGACGATTAATTTGTGCGGTAGTTCAAGGAAATTAAGTTTTCATGGCTAAAATCGGTTCCTATGTCCATCGTCCCGAAACTTAGTCTTGCCAGATATTTTGTTATCTAGTCTACAACTACAACTGGAAAAGGGGAAAACATGTAACAGCAAAGTGTTTAGAAGGCGTTTTAAAGCAGTTAGTAACACTCTGTTCGTTGGAAGGCATTGAAAGTAAAAAACCACCCAGCAATGGCTTTAAAGCAAAATCTCTGGTTTTATAGCCTCAGTTGACTGTTGTTGCCAGCAAGTTCAGTTTTGAATCTATTGGACTACAGTTTGTGGCCATTATTGTTGATATTCACCAATGGTCGATCGTGTGAAGACTTCTGTAAAAGCAAAAGAtgacaatttcaaataaatatttgcatatagcTCATTTAATATAAGAATTATTTAATACAATTAGCTTAATTAATGTTTACAAGTCTTCAACCCGTTGTCCCTTACGTGAAATGTAAGTGGTTAAATCGTATGACAGTACTTCGTgttaaataatgggttgtcaaaaaagtcttgcggtatttttattgaattttttttttattgaaattgtaatgaatttttgatgactcatgcccagctcttgaccgatgctacggctgctactatgccggtctctttagaccaattcagcgattttatcgcaattttcgacgacaggccttccggagcgtggcgcatcttcgaccacctctacaccagaacgaaaacgttgaaaccatcgttgtgcggtggaaatgaaaactgtatcgggtccataaactgcacaaattttattggcggcttgagatgcatttttgcctttatcgtggtagtactgtaaaatatgccgtattttatctttattttgctccatgtttgcgacgctataactcacgaacgacttaaaagaaacggcaatcaatcaaacacgtattagcgcgtgaaatgagctttccaaaaagttatagcatgacccgaagcgacgaataaaactagaacagCGCGCTTTCAGCGcaaactagcgaaaataccgcaagacttttttgacaacctaatatacaAGCTATCAATGTCATATTAATTTTCTGATGAATAATTATATGATTGTACTCAAAATAAGTTTTACAAAAGCAAAGTAGACAAGATATAAGTATATGTGGCattaagtaatataatatacatatatactttttaatattcttgattaaaaatttaatttattcttattgacttcaattttcactttttgttttttgcaggATAAAGTCAAAGAAGTCTTCGACACTGCAATTTGGGAAGGACTGACACCCACTGTTTTGCCTCCCACACCAACGCCACCATTATGGAAAAAGATGTTGTGTTTGGCGTAGGAATGCGTCGAAGATATATTAACATAATTACATAATTATGCTTCCTAATGTGGTATAAGTGACAAATAAGCAGCAGAAACCATTTATAGTTATTGCTGAAGACTACACATATAGTATAGAGATATGTCTCCACTGATATTCATGTATTAATGCAAATCGCTTAagtatgttatacatatattgatagtGATTAAGGTTAGCGTGAAGTCCAGCTTTATAGACTGATTAAGATTAGttgtacatttatgtatacacgCTATAGGCACAGATAactgaaaaaaacattaaattctttgttcaaaatatttacttatatttgtatttaacttTACTCTTATAAACCCACATTTTTACATGCaccataattatttataaaatctcGAATATCAACACATTTATGTTATTAAGTTTGTAATTAAAGGCGAGATTTTGTCAATTGTTAATAGATTAAGAACCGTATCTTCCTTAGAGAGATGACCAGGAATATATCTGCTAAGTACAACAtcgtgttttaaaaatataaatatacacatataatatgcatacaaagtatttttataaaaactttataaataaaatttcacattccatccattatatatatttgatttttttctttttctatttcatttttaatgtaTTTCGAGATAtgggcatacatatatttcgtcAATGATGCCCACGAGAGTTTCGCTGGTGGAAGGACTTAAAAGAAAGACTTAACCTTAAGTATTTTTGTCTGAGGCGCTGTCGTGACAAAAGTCACATAGCTAACATCTTCATATTACATAATATTCTTTACAAACCTCCCAATGCTTATCAATCTTCTCTTGACTATCTCAAGCTTCGCCACATCGAATGCTGTCTTCGTTCACACTTTACAATCAATCAGAGTCCGGGGCGAGCTCTTTGGTTGTCCTCCCATTTAATTAAGCTTCGGAGCTCGGTGAAGTGAATCAGTCCTCTCCTCGAGCAACGCTTAGAAAAGGCAATAAAATCTACGATTCCAACCTACTCTGAATACAGCCTGAAATTTATGATCCCAACTTCTTAAGACGCCTCCTTTATACTTCTTTCTGCGTTTTTTTACTCCCTCAGCCAAGCTGATATTTGATCAACTTTTGCTTTGTTGATCCATTGCgtggtttcctacttttttaaagaaaaaacacaaatagaatgaacattttttggcattattttttgaagattatctctttcatatgttagccgcggctacatctcaaaaagtccatccgttgagtccaattttcgataacccGTTCGAAATTACTGGTAACTAGTGCATCACCCGTGTGATATGTTGCTGCAAGGGCTGAATCAAAGCGGGTTGTCCGCAAacactttagattttacatattcccacaggaaagaGTCTAACGATGTGGTATCACTCAATCTTGGttgccaatcgaccggcccaaaacgagaaattatctggcaccgaagtgttctctcaacaaatccatttattgatgcgatgtgtgcgCCGCcttgttgaaagcaaatgtcgccgagatcacgagctttaatttcaggcaacaaatagatgaaatggcagctattgaacctcttcaggTAGCTCTTCGTCAAAATTCCCTTTATTTGTTAACATAACCATTGAataaaatttagctcgaaaacgtcggatctaagaactttttaagagcccatagagcgaagcgatgtcgtctgtgatttacgtgagtacctgccGGCGACGGCTTAACCTTACGGTACTTTCTTTGATacatcaatacaatgcgttgatcgGCGCCgcaaagtataaatgcattttgcatttatttttggtaCCAATTAGTATAGGTAGATAGGGACACCCTTACGACCTTGGTCGAGTTCGAGGccgatctaaaacctctgccgtactttgggtccggcacccgacCGCAGCGCGACTCCACACTGGGTTGAATTTTATATCCCTACCTGCCTTTAGGTTTCAACTACAGCCACAACGAATCTTCACAGAGGGCCAatcccaatgagcagattggagtaaactccaaggactaactgctccccgtggtaccaggttaaagtctctGGTAAGgccttgtagcttttgctactaccagttgagcgcCCACAtctcaatgactggtgacatttgtcgcttgcgCTTCAAATGTCTTTATATTaggaatttcaaataaaatcgaTAATATCTtttcaagctgagtattatgGCATAGACTATGCTGACATTTCAAAGCAAGCCCAGAAAGAAAGACttagtatgtataatataatgttTTCAACAGTCATTCATTCGGCAATGGTAGTGTCAAATTTAGAAACAGTATACAAGTGCAAATAACTGGATTGACAATCTGCCTCGGATCAATGTTATGGGCATCCACCGATGTCAACGTACACTTTGTTAAGCTTGGCTGATCttaaaaatgttacaaattGGTTGTGGTTTTCCAGTATGATccaacatttgttttaattcatGAAGCATGAATTGCTTTTTTGAAATTCGGAAACGCCGTCACCAAATCGGTATACCGATCGAAAGgtgtttaaatatttgaattaaaatcattaaataaatacaCGTGACTGCCAGTGCTAGTTTTATACAGCTGTTATTTGCTTTCTCATACTGCGTCAGGTGAATGTTTTGCGTTTAAGAATTTGAACATTTAAGTATCTGCGCGTGGTggtattcaaatattaaattcgtttgtgacaaatatttgaaattgccTTTAAACATTTATTACAAACAAGGAAAAACGTAAAACCTTTGAAGCCGTAAACAAACTGCTATCCAACACATACTTAATAACATATGAAGATCAAATGTCACACGAACACAAAAAGGTTGTACAAATCTTGGAAACAAATGTACAATGGATTCGGTGTTGCATAGTTTAAAACGACTTTTATCTTGACTGTAAAGTGTAATAACTAAGCACAAAATAAGGATAGAACTGTAATTTAACTCCgaagatcgcagtagcaagggacaCCTGTGGGAAAAACTTCTGAACAAGtggtttaatatacatatcttcaactaacagtgtgaaaatggatgaaattggatAATAATTCCGTCCACTGCCCAGGTAACGCTACTATTAAAATCTACTAAAagcgtgataaatcaataaataaacgcaatatactttaaatttaaaagggTATTAATGGAGCcggtgtcaaaattggacgaaagGGTGAAATCCCACGTCTCAATACCCGCCCGACCGATTTCTACCAAATTTGGTAGGTACGTCAGATTCCActgacatttttatgttacagaGTGAAACTGGGCtttactcggcttgcactcctgctctcttagagcactcgtcaacaactcgatataagggaactgtgggacggcattttaaactccttacgtgcagctgcaaccgaaaccattggttttcggaaaatgcaaaagaacagctggtacgacgaggacaGAAAGAACAGCtggaccatgaagaagttcgaatagcaatcacccgtctgaagaacaacaaagcggcggaggtCGATGGATTGGCGGCCGttctattcaaacacggcggcgaagaacttataaggagcatgcatcagcttctttgcaaaatctggtcggacgaaagcatgccaaaCGGTTGGAATTTAAGCGTGgtctgcccaattcacaaaaagggagacgcTACAATCTTCGCcaacaaatcaacaactgactagatattcactatacgccaagtcttggaaaatacccgtgaaaagagaatcgacacacaccacctctttcaAAGCTGCCTatgatagcacgaaaaggagctgcctttatgccgcgatttatgaatttggtatccccgcaaaactaatacggctgtctaaactgacgttgagcaacaccaaaagctccgtcaggatggggaaggacctctccgagcggttcgataccaaacgagatttcagacaaggtgactctctttcgtgtgacttctttaaccttcttctggagaaattaattcgagctgcagaactaaaccgagaaggaACAATGTTCAATTAGAGTGTACAGccgctggcgtatgctgatgatattgacatcattggccttaataaccgcgccgttagttctgctttctccagaatggataaggcagcgaagcaaatgggtctggtggtgaacgagggcaagacgaaatatctcctgtcaaaaaacaaacagtcatcacactcgcgacttggcgcccacgtcactgttgacagtcataacttcaaagttgttgataatttcgtcttcCTTGGCACCAgcacaaacagcaacaacttcggactaagtagacaattgagaagtaaagtcctctctcgacgaacaaaaacaaaactctataagtcattcattattcccatcctgcAGTGCGGTGCAgatgcatggacgatgacaacatctgatgagtcggcgttgcgagttttcgagagaaaagttctgcgaaagacttatggccctttgcgcgttggccacggcgaatatcgaatTCGACGGAATGTAGAgctgtacgacgacattgacatagctcagcgaattaaaagacagcggcgatgctggctaggtcatgtcgtccgaatggacgaaaacactccagctctgaaagtgttcgacgcagtaccagcCGAGGGAGGCGGAAGAAAGGAAAGAAGTCCACTCCGTttgaaggaccaggtggagaaggacctggcttcgcttggaatctctaattgacGCCATCttgtgaaaaaaagaaatgttaactcggctataatcgccaCCATCCATATGTGGACCCGGTGCttatagttgaattttttccaaaaatatcggtcaatacaAGTATGTACGATATTACAGGTGGTGCAAAACCTTCCGATGGCGCCCGGGTAATGCATTCTTCAGTATATCGGTTGTGGCAagcagtgtagcgtaccattgtttatttacgtgtatttaaGGAAAGAAAAGAAACTGCACACTTTCAATTCCATATATCTTATGAAGTAGCCATTTTACCGTAAAGTGGCTCTATTGTTGGAAAGCGTGATAAGTTCTGCTTCCATTGTTTTTTTCCCCCAATTGTAATATCATTTTCGAGATGCTCGAATCAAAGAGCACGTGCGTAGGAAAATTGTGCGCAATTACTGCACCGAAAAAAGTATTTCATACAGAAAATGGTGTGAAAAATATCATAACAAGGTTCAAGGAAACCTGTTATCTAAAAGATTTATCTAAAAGTGGGCGAAAAAGTCCCTAGTGCTCCCAATCTTGAAGCAAAGGTGTTGGCCTTAATAACACTAAACAAATCAATGTCTGTGCACGATTTGGCGAAAAAAGCTAAAACCACTGCTACTATTATTTAAAGAATgaagcaaagaaataaaaacttataataaaccaaaattttcaaaaaaaagtgaaagacaAGTAAAAATAGGGAAAACAAGGCTGCGGAAGTTGTACGATCTTTTGCTAAAAGATTCTGTTGATTGCATTATAatgcaatacatatgtatgtatgtatataaaattgactCGAGAACATTACCAGGTCTCCCatttaatacaaaacaaaaagatgGTACTATCGACCAGTCAGTGTCAAcaattgaaatagaaaaatttggcgGGAAAATACTCATCTGGCATGCTATTTGCTCTTCTGCCATTTCATTTTTCCAAAATGGTACTATTAAATTATAAGAAGGAGTGTTAAACCATGACCTTATTTTTGTTAGTCATCGCGTTAACATTACTTTTGGCCCGATTTTCAACATACTACGCTcatttgtatgggaggtgagcgtggttattatcagatttcttccatttttgaactgtatatggaaatgcctaaaggaaacgacgaGTAgtttttgaacagtaccgttataaggGGAGTTAGCGGGGTTATCGTTCGATTTCAtgtattttcacactgtaagtAGGACTTCATATAGCATTTGCatgagcaaatttggttgttgtagctttagtagtttaggagatacgtatattaaacttattagagggcggggtcacgtctacttttacaaaattgtttgcTCAAAGATGCCCCTTACTACTGCAAACCCCTGTGCCATTGTTTAGTGcatagttatggcactttatatgtttttggttaatggcgatttgtgcgCGGGGAAGTGATTCGATTATGCCCAACGAACTTGTAATTCTTTTTGTACTATGGAACCCGCATACCAGGTTTCATCaacatatttcaatttttactcaagttacagcttgcacagacgggcggatggatagacagacagtcacccggatttaaacttttctcataatcctgatcatttacatatatacgcatatatataaatctacatttatctcgattagttttaggtgacacgtacaaccgttaggtgaacaaaactatattacTTTGTAGGAataggttgcaagagtataaaaacgtaaAAAGTATGACATTAGAAGaatgttttacaaaatttttacagaTAAATATTAGAATATAGGCGGTTTAtacgtggcgagtcccaaacccagcgcataaccctgGGAGGGATGGTTCACCTTTTCACCTTAGCTCGCCTTccaacggatgttttttggctacccagaggatacttggtctaagaccgaagctgcttgagccatatgtaaaagaatcgtttctggctactcccaagtgaatggcgctcataaaactttcctcacttgcgtaaacttctatAAATGAGTCCACttgcacttggtatctcaaattgacgccaaattgcgaaaagaagaaactactGGCGCAGTGTTGTCGACTCTGATATAAGCGCTTAGCGGTggctacgccagtaaagaaaaagaagaacatGGCAATAGTAGCAATTATACAAACGAGTGTCCCAAAAGAGAAATTGTGGTGCCACTCATAACCTTATGCTGGATAATTCGAAACAAAAGAATCAAGATTAATTCGTTCCATAATAGTTTCCCAAAGTCTGGAAACGCTACAAAGTTTTTAACACTAAAAGTCGCTTTAAAACGTTCATAAGACataccatatataaaaatacttgtAACTTCagcaattttgtaaaaaaaatttgaaacaatataCTTAGCAtccattcaaaaaaataaaaaaaaaacgttatctATCCCTAAAAAGCAGTAATGTAGAGGAAAATTGATATTGTTGTAAAGCTTTTCGATCACaagaaaaaaccaaacaaaactaACGGCTTTAAAGTTAGATATTTTATGCATacagattttattttattaagaattGATGTGGTTTGCAAAATTCCAAAAGAGACAACTGTTTTGTGGTGTCGCTTTTTATATTGTCTCTTGACTTAAAATCTCCTTCTGTTAGATCTTCTTCTGCGGTTCTGCTGACGTCTCCTGCGTCGTAGCCTTCTTCTGCGTTCTTGAAGTTTCATTCTTTTCATAGCATTGCGTTGTTTTCTCAATTGTTTACGCAGTGTTCTATTCTTGCGCTTTTCTTCTCTTATTTCTTTTATTCTGGTGTCATCGTTACTCGTGGAACTTACTGTAGTAGTTTCAGAGGATGATGATGAAGAACTGTCTGCCGATGAAGATGAAGCTGGCGATGAACTGGATGCTGGGGATGAACTGCCAGACGATGATGAAC
The DNA window shown above is from Bactrocera tryoni isolate S06 chromosome 4, CSIRO_BtryS06_freeze2, whole genome shotgun sequence and carries:
- the LOC120774383 gene encoding putative protein TPRXL, whose translation is MAAMKILLLLVVSVAILNYGLVNGAGETSDTSSSSSGSSSAADTSSSSSGSSSPADTSSSSSGSSSPADTSSSSSGSSSPASSSSPASSSSSSGSSSPASSSSPASSSSADNASSSSPGTSSTSPTSSDNSRAKEVRAEKRKNRTLRKQLRKQRNAMKRMKLQERRRRLRRRRRQQNRRRRSNRRRV
- the LOC120774384 gene encoding suppressor protein SRP40-like; its protein translation is MAAMKILLLLVVSVAILNYGQVNGAGETSDTSSSSSGSSSPADTSSSSSDSSSPADTSSSSSGSSSPASSSSSSGSSSPASSSSPASSSSADSSSSSSSETTTVSSTSNDDTRIKEIREEKRKNRTLRKQLRKQRNAMKRMKLQERRRRLRRRRRQQNRRRRSNRRRF